In Citrus sinensis cultivar Valencia sweet orange chromosome 2, DVS_A1.0, whole genome shotgun sequence, a single genomic region encodes these proteins:
- the LOC102622813 gene encoding uncharacterized protein LOC102622813 isoform X1, translating to MYGTQSKRDLALELQAQIPFLRPSIHARRANITVKFQDLYGFTVEGNVDDVNVLNEVREKVREQGRVWWALEASKGANWYLQPQIASISEGIALKSSLKLSSLANAITLKKLIRKGIPPVLRPKVWFSLSGAAKKKSTVPESYYNDLTKAVEGKVTPATKQIDHDLPRTFPGHPWLDTPDGHATLRRVLVGYSFRDSDVGYCQGLNYVAALLLLVMKTEEDAFWMLAVLLENVLVNDCYTNNLSGCHVEQRVFKDLLVKQCPRIASHLEALDFDVSLVATEWFLCLFSKSLPSETTLRVWDVLFYEGAKVLFHVALAIFKMREDELLVTHHVGDVINILQRTTHHLFDPDELLTVAFDKIGSMTTNTISKQRKKQEPAVMAELDQRLRRLNSLKMDDK from the exons ATGTATGGTACACAAAGCAAAAGGGACTTGGCCTTAGAATTGCAAGCCCAAATTCCATTCTTGAGACCAAGCATTCATGCACGAAGAGCAAACATCACAGTCAAATTTCAAGACCTTTATGGGTTCACTGTTGAAGGCAATGTTGATGATGTTAATGTGCTAAATGAGGTGAGAGAGAAAGTGAGAGAACAAGGGCGTGTTTGGTGGGCTTTAGAGGCCAGCAAAGGTGCTAATTGGTATTTGCAGCCTCAGATTGCTTCAATATCTGAAGGGATTGCCCTCAAATCATCACTAAAGTTGTCATCTTTGGCTAATGCTATAACATTGAAGAAGCTTATAAGGAAGGGAATTCCTCCTGTGCTTAGGCCTAAGGTTTGGTTTTCGCTTTCGGGTGCAGCCAAAAAGAAGTCGACGGTGCCTGAGAGTTATTACAATGATTTGACAAAGGCTGTTGAAGGGAAGGTCACGCCTGCTACCAAGCAGATTGATCAT GATCTACCGCGGACCTTCCCAGGTCACCCGTGGCTGGATACTCCTGATGGTCATGCCACTCTCAGGCGTGTTCTTGTTGGGTATTCTTTCCGTGATTCTGATGTTGGCTACTGTCAG GGCTTGAATTATGTTGCAGCATTGTTGTTGCTTGTGATGAAAACAGAGGAAGATGCCTTTTGGATGCTTGCTGTCCTTCTAGAGAATGTCTTAGTTAATGACTGCTacacaaataatttatcagGATGCCACGTTGAGCAAAGGGTTTTCAAAGATTTGCTTGTTAAACAGTGCCCTAG GATTGCCTCTCATTTGGAAGCATTGGACTTTGATGTATCCCTTGTTGCCACTGAGTGGTTCTTATGCCTCTTTTCTAAAAGTTTGCCTTCAGAG ACAACTCTGCGAGTGTGGGATGTCCTATTCTACGAAGGAGCAAAGGTTCTATTTCATGTAGCGTTGGCTATCTTTAAG ATGAGGGAAGACGAGTTGCTTGTAACCCATCATGTTGGTGATGTAATTAACATTTTACAGAGAACCACCCATCACCTTTTTGATCCTGATGAATTATTGACG GTTGCATTCGATAAAATTGGCTCAATGACAACCAACACAATATCAAAGCAAAGGAAAAAGCAAGAACCAGCAGTCATGGCAGAACTTGATCAGAGGTTGAGAAGACTGAACTCCCTTAAAATGGATGACAAATAG
- the LOC102622813 gene encoding uncharacterized protein LOC102622813 isoform X2 encodes MYGTQSKRDLALELQAQIPFLRPSIHARRANITVKFQDLYGFTVEGNVDDVNVLNEVREKVREQGRVWWALEASKGANWYLQPQIASISEGIALKSSLKLSSLANAITLKKLIRKGIPPVLRPKVWFSLSGAAKKKSTVPESYYNDLTKAVEGKVTPATKQIDHDLPRTFPGHPWLDTPDGHATLRRVLVGYSFRDSDVGYCQGLNYVAALLLLVMKTEEDAFWMLAVLLENVLVNDCYTNNLSGCHVEQRVFKDLLVKQCPRIASHLEALDFDVSLVATEWFLCLFSKSLPSETTLRVWDVLFYEGAKVLFHVALAIFKVAFDKIGSMTTNTISKQRKKQEPAVMAELDQRLRRLNSLKMDDK; translated from the exons ATGTATGGTACACAAAGCAAAAGGGACTTGGCCTTAGAATTGCAAGCCCAAATTCCATTCTTGAGACCAAGCATTCATGCACGAAGAGCAAACATCACAGTCAAATTTCAAGACCTTTATGGGTTCACTGTTGAAGGCAATGTTGATGATGTTAATGTGCTAAATGAGGTGAGAGAGAAAGTGAGAGAACAAGGGCGTGTTTGGTGGGCTTTAGAGGCCAGCAAAGGTGCTAATTGGTATTTGCAGCCTCAGATTGCTTCAATATCTGAAGGGATTGCCCTCAAATCATCACTAAAGTTGTCATCTTTGGCTAATGCTATAACATTGAAGAAGCTTATAAGGAAGGGAATTCCTCCTGTGCTTAGGCCTAAGGTTTGGTTTTCGCTTTCGGGTGCAGCCAAAAAGAAGTCGACGGTGCCTGAGAGTTATTACAATGATTTGACAAAGGCTGTTGAAGGGAAGGTCACGCCTGCTACCAAGCAGATTGATCAT GATCTACCGCGGACCTTCCCAGGTCACCCGTGGCTGGATACTCCTGATGGTCATGCCACTCTCAGGCGTGTTCTTGTTGGGTATTCTTTCCGTGATTCTGATGTTGGCTACTGTCAG GGCTTGAATTATGTTGCAGCATTGTTGTTGCTTGTGATGAAAACAGAGGAAGATGCCTTTTGGATGCTTGCTGTCCTTCTAGAGAATGTCTTAGTTAATGACTGCTacacaaataatttatcagGATGCCACGTTGAGCAAAGGGTTTTCAAAGATTTGCTTGTTAAACAGTGCCCTAG GATTGCCTCTCATTTGGAAGCATTGGACTTTGATGTATCCCTTGTTGCCACTGAGTGGTTCTTATGCCTCTTTTCTAAAAGTTTGCCTTCAGAG ACAACTCTGCGAGTGTGGGATGTCCTATTCTACGAAGGAGCAAAGGTTCTATTTCATGTAGCGTTGGCTATCTTTAAG GTTGCATTCGATAAAATTGGCTCAATGACAACCAACACAATATCAAAGCAAAGGAAAAAGCAAGAACCAGCAGTCATGGCAGAACTTGATCAGAGGTTGAGAAGACTGAACTCCCTTAAAATGGATGACAAATAG
- the LOC102622508 gene encoding LOW QUALITY PROTEIN: protein ENHANCED DOWNY MILDEW 2-like (The sequence of the model RefSeq protein was modified relative to this genomic sequence to represent the inferred CDS: inserted 1 base in 1 codon), which translates to MGYSEEDDDTLTLYVSDYEFLDQNEESISFSVLPLQWDGCDIVGSSEMQVFLHGNIGDGPWNFNEQVIAWKFELSYAQPEIWVLSKQNNWIMLQSPKKSFKNIVRTILITVHWLYCVKQNPEASRKYIREQMLKVFCSYEVEPSENDLLDHMPIIREAAEKDKDLANSKFLLSFMANHPETNTFHEDVRTTEKPKVIVDWNEDEDSEKVDKDENYFAVCAICDDGGDVTFCDGRCLRSFHATITAGKNALCQSLGYTQAQIDAVPNFLCQNCLYQEHQCFACGMLGSSDKSSSQEVFPCVSATCGQFYHPECVSKLLHPDNESLAEELRERIAAGESFTCPVHKCXFCQQSEDMNVEDLQLAICRRCPKAYHRKCLPREITFSDADENNFQRAWVDLLPNNRILIYCLEHKIISELKTPARDHLKFPGVEGKRKKEDLGLLLTEEKDVASKRNIVSESFVADKTVVKKLKLAEVYSGADVGMSNSEIKKRWPRQDVHSLKKPNITDTGRKSLKDIADKSKPSPRKDSTLLKSRSFVVKPGHRNIDGSKMKNSISDRRRMKKVNISQPSVDAEMEKELLALIKDSTSSFNEEEFMKSHIVPITHAHHSKHLLEKSITLGLVEGSVKAVRAALEMLDGGCDIEDAKAVCPPEILCQIFQWKRKLDVYLAPFLHGMRYTSFGRHFTKVEKLKEIVDRLHWYVRSGDTIVDFCSGANDFSCMMKVKLEQMGKSCSFRNYDLIQPKNDFSFEKRDWMTVRPEELPDGSQLIMGLNPPFGVKASLANKFISQALKFKPKLIVLIVPQETRRLDQKASYNLIWEDNEVLSGKSFYLPGSLDVHDNQLEQWNCKPPPLYLWSRADWTASHKKIALGRGHITVEE; encoded by the exons ATGGGATACTCGGAAGAGGATGATGATACTTTAACTCTCTATGTCTCAGATTATGAGTTTCTTGATCAAAATGAGGagtcaatttcattttctgttttGCCTCTTCAATGGGATGGGTGCGATATTGTTGGTAGTTCGGAAATGCAAGTGTTCTTACACGGAAATATTGGTGATGGGCCCTGGAATTTCAATGAGCAGGTTATAGCATGGAAGTTCGAACTCTCCTATGCACAGCCTGAAATTTGGGTGCTCTCCAAACAAAACAACTGGATAATGCTACAAAGTCCAAAGAAGAGTTTTAAAAACATCGTCAGGACGATTTTGATCACGGTTCATTGGCTTTATTGCGTGAAACAGAATCCTGAGGCATCTAGGAAATACATAAGGGAGCAGATGTTGAAAGTCTTCTG CTCCTATGAGGTTGAACCTTCTGAGAATGACCTGTTGGATCACATGCCAATAATCAGAGAAGCTGCAGAAAAGGATAAAGATTTAGCAAATTCTAAG TTCTTGCTATCTTTTATGGCAAACCACCCCGAGACAAATACTTTCCATGAG GATGTTCGAACAACAGAGAAACCAAAGGTCATCGTTGATTGGAATGAAGACGAGGACAGTGAAAAAGTTGATAAAGATGAGAATTACTTTGCTGTTTGTGCTATTTGCGATGATGGTGGCGATGTTACGTT TTGTGATGGGAGGTGCTTGAGGTCTTTTCATGCAACCATCACTGCTGGGAAAAATGCTTTATGTCAATCCCTTGGTTATACTCAAGCACAAATTGAT GCAGTGCCAAACTTTTTGTGTCAAAATTGTCTATATCAGGAGCATCAGTGTTTTGCTTGTGGCATGTTAGGCTCTTCGGATAAATCTTCTAGTCAAGAG GTCTTCCCCTGTGTTTCTGCTACATGCGGCCAGTTCTATCATCCAGAATGTGTCTCAAAGCTGCTTCACCCTGATAATGAATCTCTAGCAGAAGAACTTCGAGAAAGAATTGCTGCAGGAGAATCATTTACCTGTCCTGTCCATAAAT TTTTTTGCCAGCAAAGTGAAGATATGAATGTTGAAGACTTGCAGTTGGCCATTTGTAGACGTTGCCCTAAGGCTTACCACCGAAAATGCTTACCCAG GGAGATTACATTTAGTGATGCTGatgaaaacaattttcaaagGGCTTGGGTGGATCTTCTGCCAAATAATCGGATTCTAATATATTGCTT GGAGCATAAGATCATTAGTGAACTTAAGACCCCAGCTAGGGACCACTTAAAGTTTCCTGGTgttgaaggaaaaagaaagaaagaggatTTGGGGCTGCTATTGACTGAAGAGAAGGATGTGGCTTCGAAGAGAAATATTGTTTCTGAAAGTTTTGTTGCAGATAAAACTGTAGTGAAGAAGCTGAAATTGGCAGAGGTGTATAGCGGAGCCGATGTTGGTATGTCTAATTCAGAGATCAAGAAAAGATGGCCTAGACAAGACGTGCATTCCCTCAAGAAACCAAATATTACTGACACAGGGAGAAAGTCTTTGAAAGATATAGCTGACAAAAGCAAGCCATCACCAAGAAAGGATAGCACATTGTTGAAGTCCAGATCATTTGTAGTTAAGCCTGGGCATAGGAATATTGATGGCAGTAAAATGAAGAATTCCATTTCTGATAGGCGTAGGATGAAAAAAGTGAACATTTCACAACCTTCAGTCGATGCAGAAATGGAAAAGGA ACTTTTGGCTTTAATTAAAGATTCCACCTCATCTTTTAATGAGGAAGAGTTCATGAAGAGCCATATAGTTCCAATTACACATGCACATCACTCAAAACATTTATTGGAGAAATCTATTACCTTAGGATTAGTGGAGGGTTCTGTGAAg GCCGTTCGAGCAGCTTTGGAGATGTTAGATGGAGGATGTGATATTGAGGATGCTAAAGCGGTTTGTCCACCAGAAATTCTGTGTCAAATTTTTCAGTGGAAG AGGAAGCTTGATGTTTATCTTGCACCTTTCCTCCATGGTATGCGCTATACTTCTTTCGGTCGCCATTTCACCAAAGTAGAGAAGCTTAAGGAG ATCGTTGATAGGCTCCATTGGTATGTCCGAAGCGGAGACACA ATTGTTGACTTCTGCAGTGGTGCTAATGATTTCAGCTGTATGATGAAAGTAAAACTTGAACAAATGGGAAAGTCATGCTCATTCAGAAATTATGATCTTATCCAACCCAAG AATGATTTCAGTTTCGAGAAGAGAGATTGGATGACTGTCAGACCAGAAGAATTGCCTGATGGTTCTCAACTT ATCATGGGGCTGAATCCCCCCTTTGGGGTTAAAGCATCTCTTGCTAACAAGTTCATTAGCCAGGCTCTGAAGTTTAAACCTAAGCTTATCGTTCTTATCGTTCCACAAGAAACCAGAAG ACTTGATCAAAAAGCTtcgtataatttaatttgggaGGATAATGAAGTTCTCTCTGGCAAG tCATTTTACCTACCGGGGTCACTGGACGTGCATGACAATCAGTTGGAGCAATGGAATTGCAAACCACCACCACTCTATCTTTGGAGTCGTGCAGATTGGACAGCTAGTCACAAGAAAATAGCATTAGGGCGTGGCCATATAACTGTGGAAGAATAG